From a region of the Triticum aestivum cultivar Chinese Spring chromosome 7D, IWGSC CS RefSeq v2.1, whole genome shotgun sequence genome:
- the LOC123168239 gene encoding uncharacterized protein, whose translation MNQALAKKDLDLAAAQKTAEEKTTLADQKLASVGKLEEENTKLKVALDEANKEATRLKKDKRNLTEKVEDIARKRDELENYLGGLAKKLFLMLEEFCQNFEEETRRIETSLDPILSPVKDEAAMNVLRLESRLAGVVDYLALLKVAVSRIDTALWQRGALQNDLESLMTRPNEIPGRVQEWKKSSARCGADVALSLVRVHYKEDKEEKLAAIKVANTKKLDFHSFMETFIAAAT comes from the exons ATGAACCAGGCTTTGGCgaagaaggatcttgaccttgcAGCAGCACAGAAAACAGCAGAAGAGAAAACGACACTCGCCGACCAGAAGCTGGCATCAGTCGGAAagctggaggaagagaacaccaaatTGAAGGTTGCCCTTGATGAAGCGAACAAAGAGGCGACCCGGCTGAAGAAGGACAAAAGGAACCTGACCGAGAAAGTGGAAGACATCGCCCGCAAGAGAGACGAGCTGGAGAATTATCttggaggactcgccaagaagttattccttatgcttgaag aattctgccagaacttcgaggaagagactagGCGGATTGAGACGAGCTTGGACCCCATCCTCTCCCCTgttaaggatgaagctgccatgaacgtgctccgactggaatctcgtcttGCTGGCGTCGTCGACTACCTCGCTCtactgaaggttgcggtgtcgcgaATCGACACAGCGCTCTGGCAAAGGGGggcgctccagaatgacctcgagtctctgatgactcgacccAATGAAATccccggtcgagtgcaggaatggaagaagtcttctgcccgatgtggtgctgatgtggctctatctctGGTTCGCGTCCACTACAAGGAAGACAAAGAAGAGAAGCtagcagcgatcaaggttgccaacaccaagaagcttgacttccactccttcatggagacttttattgctgctgccacttga